CGTCCCAGGTGCTACTGGTGACGATACGGATGTTGTTGGTTTCTTCCCAGGTCGCCAGAACCGCCGTATCAGTCAGGTAGTCCCAGACCGGATCCGGGGCGAATGCGAACCGGATGACGCTGGCCGGTTGGTTTGCGTCAACGGCTGGAGCTCCTGCATTTGCGACCGCGTCTGCGGCGTCCGCGATTGCCTGATCGGCGGCGGCTTGGGCGGCTTCGGCGGCGGCTTGGGCCGCTGCCGCGTCATCCAGGGCTGCTTGCAATTCTTCTGCGGTTACCCCGTCAGCGGGGGCCGTGTCTCCCGATCCGCACGCCGATAGCACCATCGCTAACAACGTAAATAGGGCGAGCCACTTTATGGTCTTTCGCTTCACCAGTTCTCCTCCTTGGCTGCGTATACAGGACTCAGCTCACGACATCGCGTCTCCATATCTGACGGCTGTCGCTCCGAGCCCTCGATCATGCAATATACATGACATATGATATCGGTGTCCCGATACGGGGCATGTTTTCGAAAGGAGATCTGGAATGGGAGTCGACATCACCGACCTTGAGTTCTCCTGGCCGTCATCGGAGGCCGTGTTTTCGGCCCTGAGCTTGCGGGTGAAATCGCACAGTGTCCATGCCGTCATGGGTAGGTCCGGATGTGGGAAGTCAACCCTCCTCAGCCTGATCGCCGGACTCGAATCACCGAGTCATGGGACTATCGCCTTTGTCGGGGAGCGGATTCATCGTCAGCATGTGGCAATGGTGTTTCAGGATCCGCGCCTGCTCCCGTGGTGGCCAGTCGATCGGAATGTCGCGATATCCGCGGAGTTCGAAGGGCGCGGCCCGGAGTGGTATCGCCGGGTGAAGGATTATTACACCAACCTTGTGGGTCTCAAGGAGTTTGCGAACCGGATGCCGCATCAGCTTTCGCTCGGGATGCAAACCAAGGCCAGCATCGGTCGCGGCTTTGCTCACGATGCCGATGTCATGTTGCTAGACGAACCGTTCGTGCATCTCGATGCCATCAGCCGCAGGAAGATGTGGGTCGAGCTCGAGACGCATTGGGAGCTTGATCCACGCACCTATGTTCTGGTTACTCACGATCCCGAGGAAGCGGTGATGTTGGCCGATCGGGTATCGATCTTGACCCCGGCACCTTCCCACCTGTATGAGACGATTGAGATTGACCTACCCCGGCCTCGTACGATTGACATGTTGACCCATCCAGGGTTCCGGTCGGCGTTGAGTCGGGTGTGGGAAGCTCTCGAACGAGCTAGATAGGAGTAACCATGGATACTGGCCATGTTCTCGAAGAGGCCTACCGACG
This Acidimicrobiia bacterium DNA region includes the following protein-coding sequences:
- a CDS encoding ATP-binding cassette domain-containing protein encodes the protein MGVDITDLEFSWPSSEAVFSALSLRVKSHSVHAVMGRSGCGKSTLLSLIAGLESPSHGTIAFVGERIHRQHVAMVFQDPRLLPWWPVDRNVAISAEFEGRGPEWYRRVKDYYTNLVGLKEFANRMPHQLSLGMQTKASIGRGFAHDADVMLLDEPFVHLDAISRRKMWVELETHWELDPRTYVLVTHDPEEAVMLADRVSILTPAPSHLYETIEIDLPRPRTIDMLTHPGFRSALSRVWEALERAR